The Sminthopsis crassicaudata isolate SCR6 chromosome 5, ASM4859323v1, whole genome shotgun sequence genome contains the following window.
CTGAGCTCTTTCCACTGTCTCCATGCTGGCTCATTTCTTTATTCACTCAAATGACTGACAAGTGCCTTGCAGTTTGTATCCTTTTATATGCTCTGGCTAGCACAAAGCACATTTTGCTGATGTTATTAAAGCCTCAGAGGAGTCTCTGCAGGCAATTGTAGTTATTTCAAATCAGGAAAACAgtcagggggaggggaggagcacACTAAactgacaaaatatttttcttaattatttccccCTCAAAATGGTGGTGGTGGGCAGGCAGAGATGGACATTACTGTGGCACAGCATGTCTCATCTTCATATGGATAATCACCTGCCCCCTCTCTTCAGGGATGAGGAGGGTCACATTTACTGTTATCAGCAGAAAATGAGTGCAAGAGAGAACTAGATTCACCAAGCAAAATTTAATTCTGACATGTAACAAAGAATGATTAGAACCAAACAGTATTCTGAAATCAACCACCCAGTTTGATAACTACTTAGACACATTTTTGCCttaagttccttaaaaaaaaaaaaaaaaatgtaatgtttcCCTTGGACACAAGCGTTAAGTGATAATTCCATTCCCTTATCCTTAACTCCAAGAGCTCTAGTCATTCTCCAGTTCAAGGTGTTTTCAGTAAGATTTAATCTGCTTCAGTGGCTGTTTTGATTGTATCCCTTCACTGTACATTTCTGTTAATAGTTACAATTCATGGCTACGAAGATATGCTATAAAggcatccatccattcatccactgttatatcttctttcctttctttttcttgccagCCCCTGGCCAGCGGAAACCACGTAATTGTAGGCAGTCAGCAACATTGTGGGCGATGTAATACAGGTTCAGCATGGTAGCCGGGTGAAGGATGTCCACTTcaggcttttttcctttcttcccaccccGGCCCTGCCCCCGGCCTTTTACCTTTTTGCCTTTacctggcttaaaaaaaaaaatgaacataaggTGAACAATTATATTCTGGGGGATAGCTTTTACATCACAGTTGACATTTGTATTGCAATTgctgagggagagaaaggaagtttTATTGAGGAAGAAACTTGTGGCTTAGGTGAGAATGAGGTAAAGGAGGTTGAATTAGCAAAGAATTAACCaagaaaatgaggggaaatgGAACAAAGCAAGTCAATATCCAcctttaattctctctctcttttattttagaGGTGTTTTGTAGGAAAGAAAGCACTGGTTTTGGAGTCTAAATTGCTTTGAATTCCAGCTGGTTAAATTACTTAATAGTTGCATGACTTTAGGCAAAACAGTGGAATTTTTCTGGACCTGtttgcttaaaaaaattaaatgaataaatcaacaagtacttattatgtgtcaagtCCTATTCTAAGTTCTGGAAAGCCaaagatacataaaaataaagtctatCTTTAAGAAGCTCCctttctaatgagggagacaggTAAACAGCTAcccatacacacaacacacaaaaTGTAAAAGGAGATAATGGCAGAAAAGAGGCAGCAAAATCTACACTGGGGAGAACCCGAAAGGCTTTTTGGAGAAGGAGTCTTTAGATCATAGAGGTGGTAAAGATGAGAGAAAGGTTGAACTAAATCCTTAGGGAGAGAATATCCCAGGTAAGGGGAAAGTTAGCAAAAAGGCATAGAGTGTCAAGTTCAAATTGGACCACCAATGAGGCCATTGTGGAGCTGGATGGTGACCTATGTGGACAGGAACAAAGTGTGAGAAGATAGGAAGGATATAGgtggtgaagggctttaaaaggtaaataaagaattttctatttaatcCTAGAGGTATTAAGGAGCCAGTAGGGATTATTGAATAGGGATGATAAAGTAGTCAGACCTGgactttaagaaaattatttttagcagctaagtttgaattttttaaaataagcatttccacaTGTATTTCCTATCGTAAAACAGGAGAGGATGAGACATACAATTATGAATCTTTCTagagcttgcttttctttttaagcatGTAAGAAATTCAACTTCAACTTTTAATACTGACCTGCTTGTCTTTGATTCCTTCTCATCatccttctgttctttctttttagtatccctattGCTATCCCTCCTCTTATTTCCACCTTTCTCCCaaaaaactggaggaaaaaattCTGTTGAAACCCTtttacaaatatgcataatcaaaaaCCACATTTTTCAGATTGTGTTTTAATGAATATGCATAGTCAAAAACCAAATTCTCAGATTGTATGCCTCAAatgcatcatctgaaaatttgtcaATCAAATTGATAAgacttttaagatcttttctagctctaaaacacagtgcctggcacacagtaaatacttcagaaatacttattgattgaatctaattatatatgtagatatgcatGTACATAGGCCTTCTGTATCATCATTCAGTCATATCCGACTTCatttggagtgctttgccattttcttctcctactcattttacagatggggaaattgaggtaaagaGGATTAAGTAttttgcccagggacacacaaaATTAgtatctaaggacagatttgaactcaggaagataaatattCCTGATTTCACTCTATGCATTATGTACcacatatatgtctgtgtataagCATGCAAGAATATAATTCTAGCAATCCCTATGCTAGCTTGCATCCAAActatttaattttccaaattactcccTCCAGAACACTGGTGATCCTGCAAAGGTTTCTGGAGACCCCTGACCATCCTTCCATGCTTTTTCCCTAGCTTTGTGAAGTTTTACTTTCTTAGCTACGTGTTTCTCATGGAATATCATGTCAGTCACTTAAAACTATATGAGcgagaaaagattttttaaaaactcaacatAAGAAATCTTAAGGAATAAAACATTTGGACTTTAGTTTTAACCTAGGATTAGATGGTACAGAGATACAAGAACTTTAAATGCAAACATTCAGATTAATGCCTAGATACATAAGTTACTACTATAATTAGAGGAGGCATATTCACATATCAAGGAATTaagtcaatcagcatttattgagcacctactacgTGCCTGGAACTGCCTAGGTGCTggtgttataaaaacaaaagtgataTAGTTTGTGCCTTCAAGGAACCAAAGTTCTTTTGAGAACACAAAGTAAAATTAGGCATGATTTAGGAAACTACAGAAACACCGgatattcagaaaaatatttgCTTTCAACTATCTcctaaaatgaaagttaaaaaaaaaaaaatgtcaaagagGCCTCCCCATGACTTGTTCTTCTGGAATCATGaaccaaaatcaaaacaattctgtcACTGTTCCTAAATGGGATGTCAATTTACTGCTTTTTAGCCTCTTTAACTTTCTAGACCAAGTGTCCCTTCCTGTCCACAACTCCCCTATGTAACTCCACCACTCTATGTTCTTCCATGATGGTGGAATGGTTCAATTCTGAAAAACAcaactgattattttaaataggGAGATGAAAGAGAAGGTAAAAGGAATATACCCGTGCGAGGAGGTAGAATTTACTACTTCTCATATTCAGGGAATGtgaaaaagaatttacaaacatGAAAAGGAAGCACCGATGAACCTTACTTATCTGAGCCAGGCACATGCACAGTATATAAATTAGCATAAAGTCACTTCAAATTTAGCCAAGAAACAAATGATGAGGGAAGAAGCAAGAGGAAGAATAATCAGGAAAGAAATAgttacaaatttctttcttttaaaagtcattGTGAAATATGACAAAACTCCACAGCAAAGTAAAATAGGGACAAGGAAATCAAATTTAGTTGTTTTGATTTACCAAACAGAATAGTGCAGAGTACCCAAGGGGAAAATATCTTCCAAAAACCAATTACTCAATCCTGTCAAATGTGAACAAAATCCAATTTCTTAATTAAACAAAAAGACATTTCTACTCTTAGAATGAACATCATAAACAAGATATATTTCAATTATCTTAGTTTCAGGTAATTAAAATCTTTATCCAACCACTGAAATTGATTAGTTCATTTATTTAAAGATGACTAATTTGGTCACTGATTAAAATGATACCAATGACTTCAAACTAGGACACTAccatattataatttaatatctgtatctatatattcattttatttgaacACAATTGAGGCCCTAGCACTATCTTCTTCCACATAGCTTTGACCACATGTCATTGTCCTGCTCAAAAATTGTGAATGGCTTACTCTTGTCCCTGGATAAAACGTTtcttttcatttggttttttaaagcccttcaaagGCTCTTTCCAGGCTTTCAGCGCTTTACTTTCTGTCAAAAACTCCACATTCCAGTAAAACTGGTCTACTTATTCCTCAGAGATGACATTCAATCTTCTAACTCCGTGCCTGTGCAGAGGCTTTCCCCCATGACTGAAATCTTCCCATTTCTCACTTCACAGACTACCTAGCTTACTGGAGGAAGTTCAGCTCAATCCCAATCCCGAAAGAAGGTCCTTTTTGATCCCCTCAGTTGCTAGTGCCGTCCCCCAAGAAATTGCTTTgtgcatttttaatatttaaagttttcttcatGCTTGTTATTTAGTCATCCAGTTGTATCGAGTTTTTGGTGTTCCCCCAGACCACATCACACCAATACTGGCCATGGATTTTTTTGTCCtgtttttgctgaggaaattgagtgacttgccctgggtcacacagctaggaggtgttaagtg
Protein-coding sequences here:
- the SMKR1 gene encoding small lysine-rich protein 1 produces the protein MPGKGKKVKGRGQGRGGKKGKKPEVDILHPATMLNLYYIAHNVADCLQLRGFRWPGAGKKKKGKKI